The DNA segment TCGTCGTTTTTAATTTGCTCATCCCCGTGTCTTCTTCTAACTCAATCTTATGTTTTCTCTCTCACCTTGCACTATTAATCGTTTGCTTCTGATTCTTAAATTGATCACTTCTACAGTGAGAGAGAAGGCCATGGCAAAATAAATGTAGCCTTTGTTAAAGTGTTGTCCCATACCCTCTACCATCAGCATCACACCAATTAAGATCAAAAAACTTAAACTTAAGATTTTTAAACTAGGATAACGTTCAATCAATCTGGAAATATAGCCAGAAAAAGCAATCATTACCCCCAAAGCAATGACCACAGCTGTAATCATAATCCAAACTTCTTTGACCATACCCACAGCGGTAATCACCGAATCCAGAGAAAAAACAATATCCAGCAATAAAATCTGACCAATAATCCAAGAAAAACTCTGCTTGATTTCTTTTTGAGTGACCGATTCATCAGTAGGTTCCATTTTTTCAACAATTTCATGCGTGGCTTTGGCCATTAAAAACAAACCGCCCAAGAGCAGAATTAAATCACGTCCAGATACCGCATGACCTAATACTTCAAACAAAGGCGCTGTTAAGCCCATGACCCAGGAAATGGCAAACAACAAAGCAATACGCGCAAACATAGCCAAGGCTAAACCAATGGTTCTGGCTTTAGCCTGCTGTTCTTTAGGCAGGTGGCCAACAAGGATAGCAATAAAAATAACATTGTCTATCCCAAGAACAATTTCCATAAACAACAAAGCACCCAAGCTGATCAATGTTTCGAGCATGCATGCAAATGTAATGGATTTTTAAAACTTAAGCAACACACTCTGCTTTTTTTCGCAAGAGAGTCCTGTGCATATCTCATAGCAACCAAAAGGTAGGCCGTACCTTTTGGTGTTTGAGAATAGGTTTTTAAGCCAACTTCTCTTGCAACTCACCTTTGCTGAACATATCGCGCACGATATCGCAACCGCCAACAAATTCACCTTTGATATAAAGTTGAGGAATGGTTGGCCAGTTGGAATACTCTTTAATCCCCTGTCTCACTTGTGGATCAGACAAAACATCAATGCTTTGATATTCCACGCCGGTAGCGTTCAAACATTCAACCGTGGCGGCAGAAAACCCACATTGGGGCATATCTGGTGTGCCTTTCATAAACAACACCACAGGATGCTTTTTCACAAACTCTTCTATTTTTTGATGTACTTCATTCATGTCCTTCTCCTTCGTTTATACTTAACGATTCTCAATAACTTTGAGAAAAATATTATTTCTCCAAAAAACGCTTTTAGAAATGGAAAGTTTTGTACAGATCGCGGCGCGCAGGAGCGAAAAAGCGCAGCGTATTATAATACGTGAGCATTTTGAGCGACTAAGCAACAAAGAGCTGTGCAAAAATCTCCATTTCTACCCCATGCTGAATGATGATCCACAGCCACAGGTTGTTTTAGCATTGGGATTACGCACAACAAAACCTGCATTCATTAAGCCTTCATTGTAATCAATGACCGAGGTTGCTATATAGGGCGCGCTGATGGGATCAATGAGAACGGTTAAACCGGAAAACTCTAAGATCAAATCATCCTCAGCGGCTTCATCCACACTGAAACCGTACTGAAAGCCAGAACATCCACCGCCTTCAACATAAATGCGTAAACCCTTTTTTTGTTGCTCCTGCGCAAGGTAACTTTTACCTTTTGCTATTGCTGTATCTGTTAATTGAATTTCCATGTTTCATTATCCTCTTAAACTTATGCATTCATATCAGTTTTATATGAATTGGCAAGCAAGTAATAGCACCTATATGGTACTATTGTAGCATAAAAAACTTGATTACTATACAGGCCATGAAATTTTGTATATGGCTTAGCTATGGAAGAACTACCAAGCGTCAGTGCCGGTGGTGGCCGTAAACAAGCCACGCCACAAGGGCACACCTCACAAAGTAATTTATCTGATGTTAAACACATTGTTGCTGTATCCAGCGGGAAAGGTGGCGTAGGTAAATCTACGGTTACCGTTAATCTTGCCATGGCGCTCAGTCGCATGGGGCATTCGGTAGGCTTAATGGATGCCGATGTTTATGGCCCCTCTATTGCTAAAATGCTCAATGGCTACATGGAACCTACACAAGAAGGTTCAAAAATAAAGCCTTTGGAGCGCTACGGCTTAAAATTTATGTCCATGGCTGTATTAACTCATGAAGATAGCCCCGTAATATGGCGCGGCCCTATGGCCTCTAAACTGATTCAAACCTTTTTAACACAGGTAGATTGGGGTGAACTGGACTATTTACTGATTGATCTTCCGCCAGGAACCGGTGATGTTCAACTGACACTGACACAGATGGCTCCCTTAACCGGTGCTGTTGTTGTGACCACTCCTCAAGATGTGGCCATCAATGTAACCATGCGGGGAATTAAAATGTTTGATGAAGTCCAGGTCCCCATCATTGGTATTGTTGAAAACATGAGTGGTTTTGTCTGCAATCACTGTGGTGAAGAAACGGCTATTTTTAAAAAGGGTGGCGGTCAAGCCACTGCAAAGCGCTTGGGATACCCTTTTTTAGGAGGTGTTCCATTAGATCCTAAACTGGCTCTATCCGCTGATGTTGGATCTCCTTTAACTGAAGATGATGCCGGCTCCAGTAAAGTGGCGCACGCTTTTAAAACCATTGCCCAAAATGTTGATGCAACCGTAGAAAAACTGGCCAAAGCTGAAGCAGAAAACAGCATCAGTGCCACACAAATTGATAGCAAAGACAAACGAGTCCATATTACTTGGAGTGATGGTGTAGAATCGCTTTTGGATTCCAAAGAGCTACGTTACATGTGTTCCTGTGCTGCCTGCGTTGATGAAAACACCGGTAAACGCATAATTAAAATGGAAGACATTAAAGATGATATATATCCCATGGGGTTCAGACCCATAGGCAAATATGGCGTACAAATCTCATGGAGTGACGGCCATAACACTGGCATATACACGTATGATAAGTTGCGCCACTTTAGTAAAGACTAATCAACTTAACAATTATGTTTTTAATAAAAAGGGCTACAAATAAACTTTGTAGCCCTTTTTTGATGATTGATTGAATGTTGCTGTTAAATTAAAGTCTTTGTTTACCGCGTTTATTAATCAACATCCCCATAATAAATGCTGTTGCAGAAGCAACGCCAACGGCCTTCCATGGGTTTTCTTTGGTTTTTTGATCAACCTCATTCTTTAAGTCTGTAACTTTTTTATTGATATGATTCACCGTTTGTACCATATCATCCTGCAATTGCGCAGCTTTGTGTTGCACTTTGGGTTTAATTTCATCAACAACACTTTTTATTTCTTTGTACTCTTGAGAAATCATTTTTTGAATCTCATCTTTTTTATCTTCTTTGGCATCATTTAAAATATCCAATGCTTTTCGAATTGATGTAACTTTATTTGCCATTGTATTCTCCTTTTCAATTGTTTAATTCATAACTTATAGCTTTTTCTTCATAGTCACCACTAACCTTGGTTAGGGTTTTATTGAGTTGATCAATACTCAATAGATGACAGATGTAGGCACACAGATTGTCAATTTCGTTTAAATCAGCATGGATTGACAGCGTCCAATTGCTGGGCGCATCAACATCGTCCAGCTTTATACCTTCGTCAACCACCAATAGCGTGTAGACCCCTAGTCGCTTAAGTTGAGTAATATACTGTTTAATCGTTTCATAGGATTCAATAGTTTGATCTATAAAGAAGACCTCCACTGCATATTGGCGAGCTTTTGTTTGTTCACGTGACTTCAGTGTGGAACTTAGGTCATCCAATTTTTTTTTAGCAATGGTCAACTGATAGGCACTGAATACATCTATCCACGACCTCACATCTTGACGATTGCGCCAAAACACAATTTCATATACATTATTGTTTTTATCTGAGGTGCTACTCATAAACACCTAAATTATAAGACCTTTGAATGCAATCAACTACTAACCAAAGATAGCAAACTGCGTATTTGATGTACTATGTTGGGAAAATATAGTTAAACAACTCTCCGCGGCTACCAACATTACTTTTTTCAAAAATCTGATTGGTATAAAACTTAACCGTAGATACCGTTGTCTCCATAACTTCTGCTATTTCCTTATTGGACAAGCCTTTTAAAATCAGCCTTGCAAACTCTCTTTCTTTTTGAGTGAGTCCAGAACGATCAAAACAACGTTCTCTACGCCCAATCAAACCTTTAGGGTTTTCCCATAAATCCTCTAAAACTTTTTTGAGCACCTCAACTTCAAAGGGCTTTTCAAGGATATGATCTGCCCCCAAATTCAAACCCTGTTTGGCAATATTTAAGTCCAGGGCTGAGGTAATGATGACTACAGGCAGGCCCTTATTACTGGCATATTCAACAACCTTTAATCCGTTGGGCTCTTCTGAATTAAGATACATGTCAGACACAACAGCATGGCTATCACCTTCATCAATATGCTCCATCGCTTCTTCATAAGAGCTGCATAAAATATGATTGATGTTTTTTTTACTTAAATCTTTACCCAACTTAAGCGCCAACAGCTCATCATCTTCCACCACAATAACTCGACCCAAATAAGGTTTTTGATATGATTTTGATCTAGACATAGCTATGTTATATAGTATTAAAACAAAAAAAACATGAAAAAAACACCCAGTTCTTCTGAACAAAACAATACTTTATGGTTAAAATCCTTTTTATCTTATTCCAAAGATGCTTTTATCGTATGCGATACAAAACTTAACATTTTATACGCTAATCCAAAAAGCTCTTCCTTCGTCAACAAAAAGCCCTCTGAACTTATAGGCTCCAATATAAGCGATTGTGGCATCTTTGGATCTTTGGTATCCGCTGATTTAAAAGCAGCCATCAAAAAAAATAAAGCTCAAAGCTACCAATACAATTATACCCACAAAAAAATTGAATACATTGAAGTTTCTTACACGCCTATCCCTTGCGATTCCTCAATACAAATAACACTGATTATAAGGGATCTCACCAAAAAAAAACGTGCCTTAGAAGAGCTAGAACTTGCAAAAAAGCGCTTAGAATTGCAATCAAAAGCCTTACAACATTATAATCTTGTCAGCGAGTCTGATTTATTTGGTAACATTATTTATGCCAGTGAAAGCTTTTTAAAGCTTTCTGGCTATACTATTGAAGATATTCTTAATAAAAACTACCGAGAGTTCAATTCTCAGCATCATGATTCTAAATTTTTTGAAAAACTTTGGAAAACAATCATTGAGGGTAAAGTTTGGTCTGGCTTAATAAAAAACAAATTTAAGGATAAAGTTGTATGGCTCGAAACCATCATATCTCCTGTTTATGACAAAAAGGGAAACATAAGCAAATTTTTATGCATGCAGCGAGATGTTAGCAAAAAACAATTTAGATTTGAAGAAGGCCAAGACTTTCTTCTCCGCTTTCGAGAGGCTTTCATGCAAAGCCCTATTATTTTCATCTCATTAGACTTGGCTGGAAACATTATTTTTACCAATAATTTTTTTTCAAGCTTGGTTGAATATGAACAAAACTATCTAAAAGGTAAAAACTTTATTCATACCTTTATCGATCCAGAAGAAAAAAATAAAATACAAAGAAAAATTTTAACTCTTATTTCTAAAAAATCTAAAGCCGGCTCTTTTAAGACCAAACTACTCACATCTAAAAATATAAGTCATACCATACAATGGAAAGCTTCTTCTACCGTTGACGAATCTAACGCAGTCAACGGCATTACTTTAATCGGTGAAAATGTAACAGAAAAAAACATGCAAAAAAACAAGCTATCGTCTTTAGAAAAAAACTTAGCCCAACAACAAAAAAAGACTTTTAGCTTTATCACACATCAGCTCAAAGGGGGCTTAAACAGTATAGATGCTGGCCTTGAACTTTTATCCGACTATGATGCTATTAAAAACAGTAAAGAAATTTTTAATCTTACACGTAAGGTTAAAAACAGAGTAAAAAAACTTAAAACTTTAAATCATACATTCTTAGAAACCTTAACAAACACTCACAACAATATTTCTATTCATAAACAGCGTTTCAACATTTACCCCATCATCAAAGAAGCCTTAGAAGAAAACATCCAAAAATCCAAAACCCAAGCCTCTTTTGAGATTAATTTTAATCCAAGTGACCATTCTATTGATGCGGATCCATTTATTTTTAAAGAAATTCTTAACAATTTAATCAACAATTCCCTTAAATATGCAAAGAATAAACAAGCCAATTTAAGTGTCAGCGCTCATCCCCAAAAACATTTTTTTATTCTGTGTCTATCGGATGACGGCATGGGCATGACCCAAGAACAAGCAAACCAAGCCTTTGTCATGTTTGAAAGAGGTGATTCAAAGAAAAAGGGACACGGTATTGGCTTACAATTTTGTCAAGACATGATGAAAAAACATCGGGGTAAAATATGGCTAGAAACAGAACTTAAGGTTGGGACTCGGGTTTTTTTGTGTTTCCCTCATAAAAATCAATCGTGATTACAAGCCGTTTCATTTGCTAGCTGTTTTATCTAACCAAGATTGAATATCCTTTAATTCACCAACAAAGACTTCTTCTGGTAGAGGAAATATTTTTGTTAGTCTTGGAGTAACATTTGGGTAATAACTAAGATTATCTTTATCGCTATCCAGCAAATCAATAAAAGAACATTCCATATCATAGTCCTTTTTATTGATAATATTCTCTAGCTCACTACAAAACTTATCTGATGTGGGTGAACCTTTGCTAAAAATCAGTTGATACATTGACTTACTCATCTAAGTTTCATGTATTATGTTTTCTTGGCTATAGCAAATTAAAAAACATCCTTATTGAGCATGCTCTTAACATGTACTATTTTTTCAATTCAGATACCTTAGTTTGAATACCTTGAGGAAAGTCCAAAGTTCTGATGGGAAAAGGTATCACTATCCCTTTGTCATCAAAGGCTTTTTTAATATTTTTTACCATTTGATGCTTGGCCAATAAATAATTGGCTTTGTATGGATATTTAATCCATACCCTGGCACTAAAGTTAATAGAGCTATCAGCAAAGGCATCATAATAAAATTCTATGTCTTTAGATTCATCTCTATCTTTTATACTTTGTAAAGCATGGCGTACTGTATCTTCTACCAAGTCCAGATCTGAATCATAAGCAACGCCACAGAGCAAATCCACTCTTCTGTTAGACGTTTTGGTATAGTTCCACAGTGGGTTGGTGAACATAATTCTATTGGGAATTACAACATGTTGGCCATCAAAAGTGGTCAGTATGGTTGAACGCAAATTAATGGCTTCAACTTTACCTAAAATATCTTCAACCTTTACTATATCGTTATAGGTATAAGGCTTTCTAAATGCAATCAGAACACCCGATATAAAATTTGCACTCGTTTCTTGAAAAGCAAAACCTAAAGCAATACCAATGACACCAGCACCGGCCAAAAGCGAGGTCACAGCTTTATCCAAATTAAGTATACTTAGAGCAACAAACAAACCAAGGATCAGTATCAACATATGCAATGTCGTTTGCAGCAAGTTGTTGATGGCCAAGTTACTGGAAATTTTACTGAATATCTTTGGAGATATTTTTCTCAGTCCCAGTGCAAGCAGGTAAAAAAAACAAAAAACTAAACCCGCAAGCAATATATTTGGAATCAATTCAATAAAGCTCTTTAGCCAAAGACTGAGCTTGTCTTTCAAAATTTTTAGAACATTTTGAATTTGCAATAAGTTTTCCAGGCTGTATTGTTTTTCCATATAACCATCATTCATTTCATATATTTTGTAAGGCTTATAAAGTGCGCAAGAGATATGCATCTCTTGCGCTTAAATTTATATATTAATTTTTAGTTTGTTGCATCATCTATTTCATCTTTGACTTCATTGGCTGCATCACTCATCTCATCACTAACTTCTTCACCAGCTTCTTCCAAGTTATCTTTTGTATTTTCTACAGCGTCTCCAACTTTATCTCCCATACTTTCATTTTTTGACGGGCACGCCGTTAAAAACATAACCATAACCAAACACATCAATGACAATAATTTTTTACTATACATACTAACCCTCCTATTTTTTATTTTTTAACCAAGTTCATTATGGTTGATACTGCAAAAGCCACCAAAAACACAAAGAAAATGATCTTTGCTATTCCAGCAGATGCTCCAGCAATACCGCCAAAACCGAACACTGCAGCTATCAGTGCAATAATTAAAAATGTTACAACCCAATTCAACATGGTTATCTCCTTTTCGTTTTGTTTACTTGAATACAATCTACACTTTTATAAAAAACGTAAACCTAACTTTGGTTAAAAAACTCTGTCTAAAGTTAGTTTCATTTTATATAAAAAAAAGTATGTTCACCATTGAAGTAATTGAAATGAAAATGAAAGGAAGCACCTTAAAATGAATGACAAAATAATTGATAATTTAAATGAAATTTTACGGGGTGAACGCTCTGCACTTGAAACTTACGTACAAGTTTTATCGAATACAGAAACCTCACCTAAAACCAACCATCTATTACAGTCAAAAGCTGAACACATCGAAGCAGTACAAAATCTCAAGCAAGAGATCAGTTCTTTAGGTGGCCAGCCTTCCGAAGACAGTGGAGCTTGGGGGGATTGGGCCAAAACCATTACTGGTACAGCCCATATTTTTGGTGATAAAACTGCCCTCAAAGCTTTAAAAGAAGGTGAAGAACATGGTCTAAAACTTTATCAAGAGCTTAAAAAAGACCACCCTGAGCATCAGGTTACTGAATCTATAGCTAATAAGTTTATACCCCGTCAAAAAGCACATATTGATAGA comes from the bacterium genome and includes:
- a CDS encoding TerC family protein: MLETLISLGALLFMEIVLGIDNVIFIAILVGHLPKEQQAKARTIGLALAMFARIALLFAISWVMGLTAPLFEVLGHAVSGRDLILLLGGLFLMAKATHEIVEKMEPTDESVTQKEIKQSFSWIIGQILLLDIVFSLDSVITAVGMVKEVWIMITAVVIALGVMIAFSGYISRLIERYPSLKILSLSFLILIGVMLMVEGMGQHFNKGYIYFAMAFSLTVEVINLRIRSKRLIVQGERENIRLS
- the grxD gene encoding Grx4 family monothiol glutaredoxin — encoded protein: MNEVHQKIEEFVKKHPVVLFMKGTPDMPQCGFSAATVECLNATGVEYQSIDVLSDPQVRQGIKEYSNWPTIPQLYIKGEFVGGCDIVRDMFSKGELQEKLA
- the erpA gene encoding iron-sulfur cluster insertion protein ErpA, with amino-acid sequence MEIQLTDTAIAKGKSYLAQEQQKKGLRIYVEGGGCSGFQYGFSVDEAAEDDLILEFSGLTVLIDPISAPYIATSVIDYNEGLMNAGFVVRNPNAKTTCGCGSSFSMG
- a CDS encoding P-loop NTPase, producing MEELPSVSAGGGRKQATPQGHTSQSNLSDVKHIVAVSSGKGGVGKSTVTVNLAMALSRMGHSVGLMDADVYGPSIAKMLNGYMEPTQEGSKIKPLERYGLKFMSMAVLTHEDSPVIWRGPMASKLIQTFLTQVDWGELDYLLIDLPPGTGDVQLTLTQMAPLTGAVVVTTPQDVAINVTMRGIKMFDEVQVPIIGIVENMSGFVCNHCGEETAIFKKGGGQATAKRLGYPFLGGVPLDPKLALSADVGSPLTEDDAGSSKVAHAFKTIAQNVDATVEKLAKAEAENSISATQIDSKDKRVHITWSDGVESLLDSKELRYMCSCAACVDENTGKRIIKMEDIKDDIYPMGFRPIGKYGVQISWSDGHNTGIYTYDKLRHFSKD
- a CDS encoding response regulator, which gives rise to MSRSKSYQKPYLGRVIVVEDDELLALKLGKDLSKKNINHILCSSYEEAMEHIDEGDSHAVVSDMYLNSEEPNGLKVVEYASNKGLPVVIITSALDLNIAKQGLNLGADHILEKPFEVEVLKKVLEDLWENPKGLIGRRERCFDRSGLTQKEREFARLILKGLSNKEIAEVMETTVSTVKFYTNQIFEKSNVGSRGELFNYIFPT
- a CDS encoding PAS domain S-box protein; the encoded protein is MKKTPSSSEQNNTLWLKSFLSYSKDAFIVCDTKLNILYANPKSSSFVNKKPSELIGSNISDCGIFGSLVSADLKAAIKKNKAQSYQYNYTHKKIEYIEVSYTPIPCDSSIQITLIIRDLTKKKRALEELELAKKRLELQSKALQHYNLVSESDLFGNIIYASESFLKLSGYTIEDILNKNYREFNSQHHDSKFFEKLWKTIIEGKVWSGLIKNKFKDKVVWLETIISPVYDKKGNISKFLCMQRDVSKKQFRFEEGQDFLLRFREAFMQSPIIFISLDLAGNIIFTNNFFSSLVEYEQNYLKGKNFIHTFIDPEEKNKIQRKILTLISKKSKAGSFKTKLLTSKNISHTIQWKASSTVDESNAVNGITLIGENVTEKNMQKNKLSSLEKNLAQQQKKTFSFITHQLKGGLNSIDAGLELLSDYDAIKNSKEIFNLTRKVKNRVKKLKTLNHTFLETLTNTHNNISIHKQRFNIYPIIKEALEENIQKSKTQASFEINFNPSDHSIDADPFIFKEILNNLINNSLKYAKNKQANLSVSAHPQKHFFILCLSDDGMGMTQEQANQAFVMFERGDSKKKGHGIGLQFCQDMMKKHRGKIWLETELKVGTRVFLCFPHKNQS
- a CDS encoding mechanosensitive ion channel family protein, which encodes MNDGYMEKQYSLENLLQIQNVLKILKDKLSLWLKSFIELIPNILLAGLVFCFFYLLALGLRKISPKIFSKISSNLAINNLLQTTLHMLILILGLFVALSILNLDKAVTSLLAGAGVIGIALGFAFQETSANFISGVLIAFRKPYTYNDIVKVEDILGKVEAINLRSTILTTFDGQHVVIPNRIMFTNPLWNYTKTSNRRVDLLCGVAYDSDLDLVEDTVRHALQSIKDRDESKDIEFYYDAFADSSINFSARVWIKYPYKANYLLAKHQMVKNIKKAFDDKGIVIPFPIRTLDFPQGIQTKVSELKK
- a CDS encoding DUF1328 domain-containing protein; the encoded protein is MLNWVVTFLIIALIAAVFGFGGIAGASAGIAKIIFFVFLVAFAVSTIMNLVKK
- a CDS encoding PA2169 family four-helix-bundle protein — its product is MNDKIIDNLNEILRGERSALETYVQVLSNTETSPKTNHLLQSKAEHIEAVQNLKQEISSLGGQPSEDSGAWGDWAKTITGTAHIFGDKTALKALKEGEEHGLKLYQELKKDHPEHQVTESIANKFIPRQKAHIDRIDSCLEDL